TTAATGACATGTATGAGATTTTGTTGATGATTGTAGCTTATTAGTATCTTTTTAGTGGCCAGTCATAACGATACTAGACCATCGGACAATATCCATGTAATTGATGTGTGGTTGTTTAGGTCTTTGTGTATTCCCATCAAAGACCTCCCTTTTAAAGCTGAGCAACACATGTACTGACTTCTTccaaattcctttttttgtgtaatctaatataaattttcaaattaaatatagATTGTTTTAAAAGGTTTCTGGATTTTCGTTTGTCTGTCCATCCATTGGCggtgatagatttttttttaaaaagaggatCTTATAACTTGACCTAATTtacaatatgtatttttttacttttttaaatggctATCTCTGAAAAAGGCTTAACTTTATTGACACGTTCTGTCaccataattgttttttttcccagtataTTTTCCACAGAAACTGATGACCAATTTTATTAAAATCTCATCGGCAAGGCATCCAGGACAGCCGTCCTCATATTCCGTCCGGTATGTGCTCGCCGTCAATGTCTGGGGCATCAGGGTGTTAGAGGATTACTAAAAGGTGTTGACTCAGGTGTGTGTGCGCGCAGTCGGCAGGTGTGTCCAAAGCGTCAGTTTCGACATCGGCACCATTTCTTTGCCCCTTCTCCTTCCCCTATACTCCACAGACTTCTCACCATGAACCACCTCTGAGAGGTCAAGCAGTCCAGCATGGATATCGGGGGTCTGACCACCGTGGTGGCCAATTCCGCATACATCAACGCCCGTGGCAGCATCGACGGCTCCAACCCGACGGCGGCTCGAGACAAAAAGTACAACGCTCGCCTCAAACTACCTCACATCACGGTGTGCGAAGGTCTGAGGGACACGCTAGACCTGGCTTTCGATGGCGTCTGTGTGGAGCAACCCATTGGCAAACGCCTATTCAGGGAGTTCTTGGACACCAACCAAGAATACCACGGGTCTTGTCGACTGTGGCGGGACATTGAGGAGTATGACTTGGCAGAGGATTCGGATCGAGCCAAGAAGGCCTCCAAGATTGTCCAGCGCTACATGGACTCCTCGGCCAAACACTACTGCCCGTTCCTCTCTGAGGACACCATAGTGAAGGTGAAGAAGAACCAGGAAGCTGTCGCCGACGATTTGTTCGCCGAGGCCCTGGCTGCGACTCTGGACTATTTACGAGAAGCGCCCTACGTCTTCTTCATGGAGAGCATGTATTTGAAAAGGTTCCTCCAGTGGAAGTGGCTTGAGATGCAGCCCATGGACGCCGACTGGTTCCTGGACTTCCGCGTGCTAGGCAAAGGTGGCTTTGGCGAGGTGTCAGCGTGTCAGATGAAAGCCACGGGGAAACTATACGCCTGTAAGAAACTCAACAAGAAGCGCCTCAAGAAACGGAAAGGCTACGAAGTGAGTTCTCATTTCAACCATCATTGTCTTGTTGACCAAAAAAGGATGTATCCTATACTATGATATGCTCTTGTCACAATACTCAAGTATTCAACTCAATTTAAGTACTCAAATAATTAATACTACTTAAAAgtaaaaccaaaaatatatacttttttaattaaCTCTGATTAAAAACTCTTTAAATTAGTTAATTACTTGCTGACTTAGTTCATATTTGCTATCAACCCTTCCACTTCAAATTGGTTTGAAAGTCTTGCTCCACCAATGGCAACACATGAGGAAAATGCAATTATATCCTCTTGCTAATCAAGAGTAGTGTGATCGATCTCTTGGTCAACAAACACTTACTATTAAAGGTTGTCCATTCAAATATTCTATCCGAATACAAGCCTTCATCTTCAATACTCAGCTATTTTTGTCAACCATAATCTAAGTTTTCCAAGCAGGGTTTGATTTACATCACCGCTGCAATTTAACACTTTACACCTTTATACTATTCACATATCATTCTCCATTTATTCTGGACAAAAAGTACCAAACATTCCGTTTCTATCCCATTCTCTACCTTTAACAGCAATAAACATCGACAGTGCTGAAATCTGAATTTTCACAACTTTGGTATTTTATTGTTGATCATTTTGACAGATTTGTGAATACACTGGCACCGTCAATGTCACGGAAACAGGAGCGTGAAACGCTCAGCGCCCAACGCCTTTTCAGCTTTTTACTGCTAATCATATTTGTCCCTAGCATAGGCAACAGTATTAAACTAAGACAGGGATAGAGTGATTAGTGGGGGCTTTATTGAAAAGCTCCTAAATGGAACTGCTTGGTATTGTTAGATCTTGCCCTTGACTTAAAGGCCATTGATGACAAAGTGCTTCCAACTAGTAACTACTAACTCTTGGTTTCTTCGTTTTAGGGTGCCATGGTGGAGAAAAGGATTCTGGAGAAGGTCCACAGTCGCTTCATTGTGTCTCTGGCGTACGCCTTTCAGACAAAGGAGGAGCTGTGTCTGGTTATGACTATCATGAACGGAGGAGATCTCAAGTAATTTCAGATTCAGGGCAATTTAGGACACCCACTCAGCTGAAAAATGGTTGGAATTTTAAATAGATAAAGGACAAAGTCAAAGGCATCTGAGGCTCAGTGTTGCTCGTAGTCCAAGTAGTTCAAAAGTTCACTTGGTGGTTCGTAATTGGAAATTTGAATACATTAAATTGGACATTGAACTCGTTGACAGCATTCAGTTTACGTTTGCCTAAATCTGGACTAGTCTTTGTCCATTaaactggtgttttttttttttttttgtagtgcaGACCCGAATGTTCATCATTAATAACTGTGTGCCGTCTCTTTTCTGTGAAGATACCACATTTACCTGGTGGACGAAAACAATCCGGGCTTCGACGAACCCCGAGCGTGTTTTTATATCGCTCAGATCGTTCAAGGCATGGAGCACCTGCACCAAAAGAGAATCATCTACAGAGATCTCAAGCCGGAAAATGTGCTTCTCGACAATGACGGTAAGCGGACGAGTTTTCGCCATTTGAAATGCTAATTGTAATTGAGGTGTCTGTGAATAGGAAACGTTCGTATATCTGACCTGGGTCTGGCCGTGGAATTGAAAGAAGGCAAAACGATGACTAAAGGCTACGCCGGAACACCGGGTAACTACTAACTCCACCCCTTGTGTGGAAAGTGGCTTCGATAGACCGACATTGACTGGTGTTTGCATCTGGCAGGCTACATGGCGCCCGAGATGCTGAAAGGTGAAAAATACGACACCTCTGTTGACTACTTCACCTTGGGTGTGACCTTGTTTGAGTTCCTTGCCGCCAAGAACCCCTTCAGGAACCGAGGAGAAAAGGTTTGTTGCTCTATTTTGGCTGGGCGAAGCGCAGCCAACTTCAGCTATGTCTTCTATTCAGCTTGAACGTGAAGAAATGAAAGAGCGAATGCTGACCCGGGAGGTGATTTACACCGACAAGTTCAGCGAAAATGCAAAGTCCTTGTGTGATGGGCTGCTGGCCAAAGAAGTGGACAAGAGGATGGGTTTCCGAAATGGCTGCTGTGATGATATCCGAGCGCACCCCTTTTTTAATAATATCAACTGGAGGAAGCTCAATGCAGGTACATAAGTTTATTCTTTTCATGTGTGTCAGCTCATGAAAACGTCAATGTTTTTATGAAGTGGCCAACGAGGAATTGGGGGGCTTTGTCATATTTGATCAATGAAAATGCTagttaaaatgagtaaaaatatcCGGCGAAGTTCTGTGTTTTTAAGCGTGACCAGATGATtcgccgacggacagttcgccaaaATGAGATTCGCGCGCTCGACCCGCCCCTAGATCGTGTATATGTTTTTCAACCccggcacaaaaaaacaacaaaaagagaataatccccacttttatttaataaagtaataaatgaaactatttttttcggCGAATTGTCCGTCGGCGAATCGGCAGAGTACTGTTTTTAGGATACAATTAACTTGATTAAAAAAGCAAGATGTTCAAATGATGAGATTCACCTAACTTAACATTGTGCCCTGCACAGGTATCGTGCCACCACCGTTCATTCCCGACCCCAAAGTGGTGTACGCTAAAAGCCTGGACGACGTGGGCGCCTTCTCCTCGGTCAAGGGCGTCGCGCTGGAAGACCCCGACAAGAGCTTTTTCGACGAGTTCTCCACCGGGAATGTCCCTCTCCCCTGGCAGGAGGAGATGATTGACATGGGCATTTACGGCGAGCTCAACCTGTGGGGTCCCGAAGGCGGCGTCCCCGACGACCTACGCCGAGAGTCCATTCTCGAGCGCCCCAAGTCGTCCACCTGCTGCGTGTCCTAatgcgtccaattcattttcaaaagaaaagttTCCCAGGTGGGTGTTTGTTCCAAAATTTGTCGGAATGATTGGCAATGAAATTGAAGaacataaaattaaattcaCATACATATTGAAAATTCCCAGTGAAAATTCATGTTTTAGTGAATGTTTCCtggcaaatggattggacgtccacccCTGTCAAAGGCATTCCAGCCCCTCCCACTGAAAATTGAAAGTGGAAATATCTGTTTTTGTGCTCCACTAAAttaatagaaatgtttttttttagttgtgtaCCCTTAAAATCAGGATGAtggacaaagaaaaaacaaagaagataaGTAAAACAGTAAGTTAACTCGACCTATTCGCGGAGTGTGTcgtggtagttagtaaaagaaGATAATTGATATTGATGATTTAAACTAGGCGATGATGCCAGTAGATGTCCAAACTTTCAGGATTGGGTGTCTATTACTGTTATAGAGAGAGTATGTAGGAAAAAAAGATTGGGcaggttaaaaatgtatataaattgtgttaaataaaattaagaatTTATGTGTGGATGTGTTTCTTTTTTGGGACTGGAATTAAATTGaagcaatatattttttagtaagTTCATGTTACAAATATTTTCACCTTAACACAGGGTGGTGGTCCAGTGGTTaggtcatcagtctcccacttctgtggacctgggttcaaatcctaatgCATGCAATAATTTTCCCACTACTTTCAGGTACATGGAAGAGATAAGACAACAAGCACTACTGTTTTctctcactgggtggtggcccagtggataagtcatcagtttcccatatctgtggtcctgggttcgaatccccgtgcaggcaaagattttcccaatattattcagttaaatgaataagttctaatgcctaagtgtataagtgtataagtattcagtggtggatgaagcattttgtccaaaaaattactaagtgtttcacccaatttccttggataaaagtataagtactactgctttctcttacaggtcggtggcccagtggctaagtcatcagtctgccaccggtgtggtcatgggttcaattcccagtgccggcaaagattttcccaatattattcaattaaatgaataagttctaatgcctaagtgtttaagtgtataagtattcagtggtggatgaaacattttgtccaaaaaatgactaagtgtttcacccaatttccttggataaaacgtttcaacacctatgtataagtggggcacgagttggtgtagtgggttgcacactcgcctttgcaccgagagaacgtgagttcgcttcccggtgtcggcggttcactgaccaagcaagcggtcgagggtcggccgaaggccgacccgagaacgcctttcgcacagacaggtccttcaactgtcttccgaactgccgaaggcagttcggaatataaccttttgctgaaaagtatgactaagtgtttaatataaattaaaaagttttttctttttttttttcccttcttcttattccattgaccattccttctttccaagtattttcagccaaacgacggcagcgagaatcgaacccaggtctcccacacgagagtccagtgatctaacctctgcgccaaccaagtgactacacttttctttgtaatcatttgagtatttctagaggaagtccacagaaacaactaagtgaaaaagtgtccgaaccgggaatcgaaccaaggtctcccacatgggagtccagtgacctaacctctgcgccaaccaagtgactacacttttctctgtaatcatttgagtatttttagaagaagtctacagaaacaactaagtgaaaaagtgtccgaaccaggaatcgaacccaggtctcccaggcgggagtccagtgatctaacctctgtgcCAGCAAGTAGAtacatttcttagtaatcatttgagtgtcttgacaagaagtccacagaaacaactataagtgaaaatgtgtcccaaccgggaatcgaacccacaacTCCCAGACAAGaaacaggtgagttaaccactactcCACAATTTGGCTACAGTTTCCTTTGTCgtcatttgaaggtcttgactacaagtacacagaaacaactaagagaaaatgtttcctgaccgggattcgaacccaggctgCCCACATAGAAGAAGGGTGAGTTCACCTCTGTCTGCACCACAGTGTCCACACACAACCCCCAAGCAAGTATGCAtgatatagaaaatgaatgaataattttctatttaaaaagaaaacagcctTACCATACTGTGTCAACTTTTTTagggtaaaaaagccttactatactatgccagGGCCACcttgctcttgacggaatggccgcCCAgcggggaggtgtgtgtgccgtGGTGGGACACTCGTGCTGCGCCTTCACCCCTgcctgacactgattaatatgtctttcctgtTCTGAATCCATGAGCACTTGCTGATCCTTTAGTCTGTAAACATTTTCTTCAACAGATTAAAACAAGGTAAAGGACAGGACAATAAAGTTTGAAAGGCagactatttttttataagaCATTCCAATTACTAAGTGTTAAAATCagtaaatgactttttttccccccttgaaATGTGACCTTTGATGCAATTAGCGGATCTCACCCATAatgatatgctccagcaccccacgctcGTCTTTGTGAGGATGAGCCAGATGAAAAATGAACATCTTCTGAGATGTATTCTTTAATGTATTTTGTTGCTCTTAAAACCATGGTTCCTTTCGACAAACGTAGGACAACATGGCGTCCACCATGCTCTTGACAATCAGCACGGGAGGGTGCACGTTGTGTGGATGGCGATGCGCCACGCACATCTGCCAGGCGTCCACCAGTAAAACGTCCAAATCCTTGAAGGTGGCGCGCAGCACCTGATCCAGTTGCCAGGCAAACCAGTCACTACCGTACTCACTAACGCCCTTGCCCAACTTCTGAGGGTTGGCGCCGCGCACCACCACCGCCGTGTCCGGCGCCCGCTCCAAAAGTCGCATTACCGCCCGGCGGATGACGTTCAAGCGGCGGATGTACAGCTCGACGGGGAAGGTGTTGAAGTGAGCCCAGATGCTGATGGCCACCACCGCGTCGGGTCCACCGCTCAGGCCGTCCAACTCGTTGGCGATGTAGCGCAATTCGCTAGCCGCCACGGTGGTAAAGCGGATGGGCGGGCCGTGGCAGCGGTACTGTAGCAGAATGTTGTGGCTGCTATCCACTGCCATCAAGGGGCCCACTTTTTTCTGACTCTGCAGGTTGTATTCGTTCATTTCTGCGAGGAAGAAACAGTAGTCAGCTCCATCGATTTGATTAACGTGTGTGGCacgctaaagtgtttaagttattaatgattgcatgttggatgtaaaactagttttggattggatgtttattggTGTTGGATTATTTATGCCTATGGCTatgagagtttaaaaaaaaacatttcaatcataagattttgaattttaaaaataaactcgatacatacaaacaaaaatattgataaaattcaaatgaaaaaaaatgtaatcaataaTGATTCAAATGACttaaatgttgaaataaatattggaaaaattaaataagaattgaaatagacaaaaatgatactgaaaaatagaaaaaacaatgACACCAACTAAGCACTGAAATCAACAAATGGAAACATATGaccaaaaactgaaataataGAATTCAATTGAACCTCAATGGCAACAAAAGACTTCCCTGTTTAAAGCAGTTGGACACCTATCCTTAACAATCCTCCAATCCCAATCCAATTTGATGAAATGGAAGGACTCACCTGGAAGCATGGTGACAAGGTACTCAAACCACTGGCGCATGGTGGAATCCCCGTACATGTCGATTCTCTTGTTAGTCAAACAGCGAGTGACGTCGGATGGCGTGTCAAAGCGGCGCATGGCCAGTCCGTCCAGTGGCCTCCAAGAGTCCAGGTAGTAGTACCCCGACGTGGCCAATTTAAGCGGATCCAAATTCCAGCTGTCTTTATCCACTAGATTAACCACAGACAAAAACACCCGTCAATCAAGAGCAAAGACAACGAGTCACTCACCCGACCGACGATTGACGCTCGCTACCTTTTCTGGAGGGCAGCACTTTGATGGTGTCCGTTGCCAAAGCCGGAAGGAGAACTTTCAAGTTCACACCACTGATGTCAGAAAATAAAAGTCACAAAGggataaaaaacattaaagtccAACAGAATTTCAAACCATCATTTTTTTGATGCCagaattcactcattcactctcCTCTGCACACCAtagataaaaactaaaatgtctcatgttctccatgggatttttccgggtactccggttacctcccacaacccaaaaacatcCACGCTAAGATGACTGGATGAAAATTTGTATGCATGAATGGCTCCAGCTAACCCGCCACCccgtgaaccttgtgaggataacggGTGTCGGAAGATGAATGGACGAAAaaggactttaaaaaaagaacttgtTGGAAAAGTTAGGGTTTTAGGCTCAATCTAGCCATCTTGAAAATGGTGGGCGTGGCTAGGAAGTTACGGGAGACAAAGGTACGAACCTCTGAAAGAGCAAAGCCTCCTTCTTGGTGATAATTTTTTTGAGGTACCCCCCTTTGGCGTGGTTGATGCGGGTGTCGCAGCTGAGCCCTTTAGGCTTGTAGCAGTACCAGGGCTCGCCAGTGCGGAGGTCGGTGAAGTTGCAGAGTGGGCCCCGGTTTTGCGGGAGACAAACGTTGCACTCAGTGGTCTTGGAATAAGGGCCCGAGCGAAAGAGGCTGATAAAGAAGACGCGATCGGACCGCGTCTCCCTCAGGCGTCGGAGCACGGCCACCGCTTCGCTGGAGTGGACGGCCATTACCTCGGCCTGAGCCCAGCCCTCCCACAGCAGTGGGAATCGAACGGTGTAAAGTCCATTGCCGTGGTCCAGCACGTGCCCCGCCACGCCCGCCTCGAGCTCTCGCCAGTGTAGGCG
Above is a window of Stigmatopora nigra isolate UIUO_SnigA chromosome 11, RoL_Snig_1.1, whole genome shotgun sequence DNA encoding:
- the nxpe3 gene encoding NXPE family member 3 — protein: MGHVKTSLLRIQHIIRMVTTIMRSGTALKYGLITLTLFGLIFLLQNISNEENWKDQVGAALHKFQSRIESIPFQQWPPTFHQNSSFCSYLGRPVSPSEALVEREILDLIEWPRLPSSSEPLTLSQSSDPAHSPFSLIPSKNGVGRHVGETLEALVHMHDFKGRPKRYGGDFLLARLHWRELEAGVAGHVLDHGNGLYTVRFPLLWEGWAQAEVMAVHSSEAVAVLRRLRETRSDRVFFISLFRSGPYSKTTECNVCLPQNRGPLCNFTDLRTGEPWYCYKPKGLSCDTRINHAKGGYLKKIITKKEALLFQSGVNLKVLLPALATDTIKVLPSRKVDKDSWNLDPLKLATSGYYYLDSWRPLDGLAMRRFDTPSDVTRCLTNKRIDMYGDSTMRQWFEYLVTMLPEMNEYNLQSQKKVGPLMAVDSSHNILLQYRCHGPPIRFTTVAASELRYIANELDGLSGGPDAVVAISIWAHFNTFPVELYIRRLNVIRRAVMRLLERAPDTAVVVRGANPQKLGKGVSEYGSDWFAWQLDQVLRATFKDLDVLLVDAWQMCVAHRHPHNVHPPVLIVKSMVDAMLSYVCRKEPWF
- the grk1a gene encoding rhodopsin kinase GRK1, which translates into the protein MDIGGLTTVVANSAYINARGSIDGSNPTAARDKKYNARLKLPHITVCEGLRDTLDLAFDGVCVEQPIGKRLFREFLDTNQEYHGSCRLWRDIEEYDLAEDSDRAKKASKIVQRYMDSSAKHYCPFLSEDTIVKVKKNQEAVADDLFAEALAATLDYLREAPYVFFMESMYLKRFLQWKWLEMQPMDADWFLDFRVLGKGGFGEVSACQMKATGKLYACKKLNKKRLKKRKGYEGAMVEKRILEKVHSRFIVSLAYAFQTKEELCLVMTIMNGGDLKYHIYLVDENNPGFDEPRACFYIAQIVQGMEHLHQKRIIYRDLKPENVLLDNDGNVRISDLGLAVELKEGKTMTKGYAGTPGYMAPEMLKGEKYDTSVDYFTLGVTLFEFLAAKNPFRNRGEKLEREEMKERMLTREVIYTDKFSENAKSLCDGLLAKEVDKRMGFRNGCCDDIRAHPFFNNINWRKLNAGIVPPPFIPDPKVVYAKSLDDVGAFSSVKGVALEDPDKSFFDEFSTGNVPLPWQEEMIDMGIYGELNLWGPEGGVPDDLRRESILERPKSSTCCVS